From Schizosaccharomyces pombe strain 972h- genome assembly, chromosome: II, the proteins below share one genomic window:
- the rmn1 gene encoding MTREC (exosome adaptor) complex RNA-binding subunit Rmn1: protein MPLFLEEHAEYLKRYLEQALEPISDADASVLSDYAMALLRHDSSEEEVRQLCYSQLEDFLRQETIPFVDKIFDVLREKSYLEGASNMPSTGMVTEEVSRYSPTSSMIPATNSMETNFNNSLPAVGKTNTFPSQVPNMFGPPLYHPAATAPSEFMPSIPGFGNLPNPAMPPIPFLPFNPAAQPPFPPPFKMRGKRGFGMRHEHNSELRRHSPGNRRFNPYKAYPQPHLGHRFSRNAGNDPTSTALEVRNIPEEHFNEENIRSFFSKFGVLEKVELNPTHHSCVLEFTSHEAANNAWSSPEPIFNNRFIKIFWYNPSKGFHNRPKKFASHKSPTTSDSSNVESSEDVDPASLLQNEEFHKLIEERQRQHEERLKRINANKKALEELNQKKRELAQQQLKEQELLMQKIKETDRSGNKRLMLLETQHSLLKAEADCLGLPVSNVSESPAASNGSHHPYASGLPQRGTNTFFRGRGRGRGDMFASMSIDNRPTKLRVINVSPEKNEALLQYLFTVGGYEEITEPSTTERLISFQNRNSAEKFFGGVRNVEKLQELELAWVPKTAVTTNTTSMETGESNTSDNMNIEVEEGRWR from the exons ATGCCGTTGTTCTTAGAAGAACATGCTGAg tatttgaaaagataTTTAGAACAGGCGTTGGAGCCAAT TTCTGATGCTGATGCAAGTGTTTTATCAGATTATGCTATGGCATTGTTAAGGCACGAttcttctgaagaagaagttcGCCAGTTATGCTACTCACAACTAGAAGATTTTTTGCGACAGGAGACAATTCCTTTTgttgataaaatttttgatgttTTACGTGAAAAATCTTACTTGGAGGGTGCTTCAAATATGCCGTCAACCGGTATGGTGACTGAAGAAGTTTCAAGGTATTCGCCAACTTCATCAATGATCCCTGCCACCAACAGCATGGAAaccaattttaataattctttacCTGCTGTAGGAAAAACAAACACTTTTCCCTCTCAGGTGCCTAATATGTTTGGACCTCCGTTGTACCATCCAGCAGCCACAGCACCTTCTGAATTCATGCCCAGTATTCCTGGGTTTGGAAACTTACCAAATCCTGCAATGCCTCCCATACCATTCTTACCATTTAATCCTGCGGCGCAGCCTCCTTTCCCTCCCCCATTTAAGATGCGAGGTAAAAGAGGATTTGGCATGCGCCATGAGCATAATAGTGAACTTCGTAGGCATTCTCCTGGTAATCGAAGATTTAATCCATACAAAGCGTATCCCCAACCCCATCTGGGACATCGCTTCTCTCGTAACGCTGGCAATGATCCAACAAGTACTGCTTTAGAAGTGCGAAACATTCCGGAAGAGCATTTTAATGAGGAGAACATTAGgtcctttttttcaaagttcGGTGTATTGGAGAAAGTCGAATTAAATCCGACACATCATTCTTGTGTGTTAGAATTCACTTCCCATGAGGCTGCCAACAATGCTTGGTCCTCGCCTGAGCCCATATTTAACAATcgctttattaaaatattttggtaTAATCCGTCAAAGGGATTTCACAATCGACCAAAGAAGTTTGCATCCCATAAATCTCCCACTACTTCCGATTCGTCGAATGTAGAGAGTTCTGAAGATGTCGATCCTGCTTCTTTGTTACAAAACGAAGAGTTTCATAAACTGATTGAAGAAAGGCAAAGGCAGCACGAAGAACGTTTAAAACGCATAAATGCTAATAAAAAGGCACTAGAAGAACTTAACCAAAAAAAGCGCGAGCTTGCACAGcaacaattaaaagaaCAAGAGTTACtgatgcaaaaaattaaggaaACTGACCGTTCAGGAAACAAAAGACTCATGTTGTTAGAAACTCAGCATTCTCTTTTGAAGGCTGAGGCTGATTGCTTAGGGTTACCTGTGAGCAACGTTTCTGAAAGCCCAGCGGCATCTAATGGTTCTCATCATCCTTACGCTTCAGGACTTCCCCAGCGAGGTACCAACACATTTTTCCGTGGCAGAGGTCGCGGACGAGGTGATATGTTTGCGTCAATGTCCATCGATAATCGTCCAACTAAGCTTCGTGTAATAAATGTTTCTcctgaaaaaaatgaagctTTGTTGCAATACTTATTCACTGTTGGAGGATATGAGGAAATTACTGAACCTTCAACTACTGAACGTCTTATCAGTTTTCAGAATAGAAATTCCGCTGAAAAG ttttttgGTGGAGTTCGGAACGTTGAAAAACTTCAAGAATTGGAGTTGGCGTGGGTGCCAAAAACAGCTGTTACAACTAATACTACATCCATGGAGACTGGCGAATCTAATACAAGCGACAACATGAACATAGAGGTAGAAGAAGGAAGATGGCGCTag
- the pmp1 gene encoding dual-specificity MAP kinase phosphatase Pmp1: MSQKLPPLKIYTSQLPLVSHKNMLENEEEASHSQLFTPCPVPPSFPKASKPNSNQPYPNGPVCIYPPNIYLYAKPTMPIIQSFDVVINVAKEVLHPFRTDGRHYRDSKHNLDIQVFDHIEYVHIHWDHDTQFALELDKLVSFVAYNAMQLNKKVLINCQMGISRSACLMIAFIMKTLNLNVSDAYEYVKERSPWIGPNMSLIFQLSEYQQIIRKNSSQGPYQSSSLKQSKRKSEGNLLFPEKPHSAQLPLVSPSTSESSMFTNLRRTRSSGSISNDAS, encoded by the coding sequence ATGTCTCAAAAACTACCTCccttaaaaatttacacCTCCCAACTTCCCCTGGTTTCCCACAAAAATATGTTGGAAAACGAAGAGGAAGCTAGTCATTCACAATTGTTTACTCCGTGTCCTGTCCCTCCATCTTTCCCGAAAGCATCTAAACCCAATTCTAATCAGCCGTACCCCAATGGCCCTGTTTGTATCTATCCCCCAAATATTTACTTATATGCCAAACCTACTATGCCCATTATTCAATCTTTTGATGTTGTTATAAACGTGGCGAAGGAAGTTTTGCATCCATTTCGCACTGATGGCCGTCATTATAGAGATTCTAAACATAACCTGGACATTCAAGTATTTGATCACATCGAATATGTTCACATTCATTGGGATCATGATACACAGTTTGCTTTGGAACTTGATAAGCTTGTTTCTTTTGTAGCTTACAATGCCATGCAACTTAACAAAAAGgttttaattaattgtCAAATGGGCATTTCTCGCTCTGCTTGTTTGATGATCGCGTTTATAATGAAGACATTAAACCTAAATGTTTCTGATGCTTATGAGTACGTTAAAGAACGATCTCCATGGATAGGTCCCAACATgtctttgatttttcagCTTTCAGAATATCAACAAATTATTCGTAAAAATTCTAGTCAAGGTCCCTATCAATCGTCATCCTTGAAACAATCCAAAAGGAAATCTGAAGGTAATTTGCTTTTCCCTGAAAAGCCTCATAGTGCACAACTGCCTCTTGTTAGCCCGTCCACGTCTGAGTCAAGTATGTTCACAAATCTTCGAAGAACTCGAAGTAGCGGCAGTATAAGTAATGATGCTTCTTGA
- the mto2 gene encoding gamma tubulin complex linker Mto2, with protein MSEHNYQSDREVAEDPFLNYEASANQLSSNSRESTPRGSPWRAGMRSASLMTEPLEDSMYSDNNYLDNGVSFTKDENPLYSPSWPSLADANVNSMKSNNAIQEHKAAKFVSEKSLEKVSTADNNLVLQELENLRERLNQVELQLSERPSSYLGYHNNLSPYRSPNSYPSLLPSTHSPHSPAPLSTMQTALMRLRTYHPSPIILKPVEQAVNHAITLVNTSPSSVVDALCRSLAELCLGLVQEAIDASILSQQESSNSLDLVRHTPPLNYTSSVDSSPQRMASDSYGRPSLHLNDPFPSVDLQSNELSHHNVRTTLFSDDSRFHSKIHTHSTPPSQMYSAASHFRYRSDPSTRHVSNSTNKSSLHPSPTSLRVAHPIIPQRASPASQSFPSLQDTPSP; from the coding sequence ATGTCTGAACATAATTACCAGTCTGATAGGGAAGTGGCAGAGGATCCTTTTCTTAATTATGAAGCCTCTGCTAATCAATTATCCTCAAATTCGCGCGAATCTACTCCAAGAGGTTCACCATGGCGCGCTGGTATGAGATCCGCATCTTTAATGACAGAACCTTTAGAAGATTCCATGTATAGcgataataattatttagaCAATGGGGTCTCTTTTacaaaagatgaaaatcCTCTTTACTCGCCGTCTTGGCCGAGTTTGGCGGATGCAAACGTGAATTCAATGAAGTCTAATAATGCTATACAGGAGCATAAAGCAGCGAAATTTGTTTCTGAAAAGTCTTTGGAAAAAGTATCGACTGCAGATAATAACCTTGTGCTTCAGGAGCTTGAAAATCTCCGAGAACGCTTAAATCAAGTAGAGCTTCAACTCAGTGAGCGACCCTCTTCCTACTTAGGCTATCATAACAATCTTAGTCCATATCGTTCTCCTAACAGTTACCCTTCTCTTTTACCCTCTACTCATTCACCTCACTCACCGGCGCCGCTAAGCACGATGCAAACGGCTCTTATGCGGCTTCGCACTTATCATCCTTCGCCCATCATTTTAAAGCCCGTAGAGCAAGCTGTAAACCATGCAATCACCTTGGTAAACACCTCTCCATCGAGTGTGGTGGATGCGTTATGCCGAAGCCTTGCCGAATTGTGTCTTGGCTTGGTGCAAGAAGCGATCGATGCATCTATTTTGAGTCAACAGGAAAGCTCAAACTCTTTAGATCTTGTCCGTCATACACCACCATTGAATTATACCAGTTCTGTTGATTCTTCACCACAACGTATGGCCTCTGATAGTTATGGTAGGCCTTCTCTGCATTTAAATGACCCCTTTCCATCAGTTGATCTTCAATCAAATGAACTTTCTCATCATAATGTTAGAACAACTCTCTTTTCTGATGATTCCCgatttcattcaaaaattcatacACATTCTACTCCTCCTTCTCAAATGTATAGTGCTGCATCTCATTTCCGGTACCGTAGCGATCCATCAACCCGTCATGTCTCGAATTCTACAAACAAATCGAGCTTGCATCCATCACCAACGTCTTTGCGAGTTGCTCATCCTATTATCCCCCAGAGGGCGTCTCCAGCATCACAGTCTTTTCCTTCTCTTCAAGACACTCCTTCCCCCTAG
- the idh2 gene encoding isocitrate dehydrogenase (NAD+) subunit 2, giving the protein MSMLSTLRTAGSLRTFSRSACYSFQRFSSTKAAAGTYEGVKNANGNYTVTMIAGDGIGPEIAQSVERIFKAAKVPIEWERVKVYPILKNGTTTIPDDAKESVRKNKVALKGPLATPIGKGHVSMNLTLRRTFGLFANVRPCVSITGYKTPYDNVNTVLIRENTEGEYSGIEHEVIPGVVQSIKLITRAASERVIRYAFQYARQTGKNNITVVHKATIMRMADGLFLECAKELAPEYPDIELREEILDNACLKIVTDPVPYNNTVMVMPNLYGDIVSDMCAGLIGGLGLTPSGNIGNQASIFEAVHGTAPDIAGKGLANPTALLLSSVMMLKHMNLNDYAKRIESAIFDTLANNPDARTKDLGGKSNNVQYTDAIISKLK; this is encoded by the exons atgtcAATGCTTTCTACTTTACGTACTGCAGGTTCTTTACGGACGTTTTCAAGAAGCGCCTGTTACTCTTTT CAGAGATTTTCTTCAACGAAGGCTGCCGCTGGGACATATGAAGGAGTAAAGAATGCCAACGGGAACTACACAGTAACGATGATTGCTGGCGATGGCATTGGTCCAGAAATTGCTCAGTCTGTAGAACGTATATTTAAGGCTGCAAAG GTCCCTATCGAATGGGAACGTGTAAAAGTATATcctattttgaaaaatg GTACTACTACTATTCCTGATGATGCTAAGGAATCTGTtaggaaaaataaagtgGCTTTGAAAGGTCCATTGGCAACCCCAATTGGGAAGGGTCATGTTTCTATGAACCTTACTTTGCGTCGTACTTTCGGCTTGTTTGCCAATGTTCGTCCCTGTGTATCTATTACGGGATACAAAACACCTTATGATAACGTTAATACCGTTTTGATTCGTGAGAACACTGAGGGTGAATACTCAGGCATCGAGCATGAAGTTATACCAGGCGTTGTTCAATcgattaaattaattactCGCGCAGCATCTGAGCGTGTTATTCGTTATGCATTCCAATATGCTCGCCAAACTGGCAAGAACAACATCACCGTAGTCCACAAGGCTACCATTATGCGCATGGCTGACggtttatttttggaatgcGCCAAGGAGCTTGCACCTGAATATCCTGATATCGAGCTTAGGGAGGAAATCTTGGATAACGCCTGCTTGAAGATTGTCACCGATCCTGTCCCTTATAACAACACAGTTATGGTTATGCCCAATTTATACGGTGATATTGTTTCTGATATGTGCGCTGGTTTAATTGGCGGTCTTGGTTTGACTCCTTCCGGAAACATTGGCAACCAAGCTTCCATCTTTGAAGCTGTTCATGGTACTGCCCCTGATATTGCTGGAAAAGGTTTAGCCAACCCTACTGCTTTACTGTTATCTTCTGTAATGATGTTGAAGCACATGAATTTAAATGATTATGCCAAACGCATCGAATCAG CTATCTTTGATACCCTTGCAAACAATCCCGATGCTCGCACCAAGGATTTGGGCGGCAAGTCAAACAATGTTCAATATACCGATGCCATTATTTCTAAACTGAAGTAA
- the nem2 gene encoding protein phosphatase regulator Nem2: protein MSSYVPNTLSVYHNLLILEASFRKTYLQLQVRRQKYMAFYVSLLVWNFYFGYRVFYRISKYSLIDLTYKLCLLCGIVTLLLFYFSGLYRTTIVYPSRYVQQVNKAMRFFNIRLVITPVPWFQVRKPLDCGVHLILSSKRFDILVIEGWEAFRSSYFASIHRKNNSIQSNESSESPSSKQN from the coding sequence ATGTCCTCTTATGTGCCCAACACCCTGTCCGTATATCACAACTTGTTAATTTTAGAGGCATCGTTTCGGAAAACATACCTACAGCTTCAAGTTCGTCGTCAAAAGTATATGGCTTTCTATGTCTCACtattggtgtggaacttTTACTTTGGCTATCGCGTCTTTTATCGCATCTCAAAATACTCGTTGATTGATTTGACTTACAAACTTTGTCTTTTATGCGGAATTGTTACACTTTTgctcttttatttttctggATTGTATCGGACTACAATAGTATATCCATCACGTTATGTTCAACAAGTCAACAAAGCGATGAGGTTTTTTAACATTCGCCTTGTTATAACTCCTGTCCCGTGGTTCCAGGTGAGAAAGCCTTTGGATTGTGGTGTCCATCTTATATTATCAAGCAAACGATTTGACATATTGGTGATCGAAGGTTGGGAAGCTTTTCGTTCTTCATATTTTGCTTCAATAcatagaaaaaacaatagcATACAGAGTAACGAGTCCTCTGAATCTCCTTCTTCTAAACAGAACTAG